One window from the genome of Cryptococcus deuterogattii R265 chromosome 10, complete sequence encodes:
- a CDS encoding protein CMS1 yields the protein MVQKTTEETIKTGGDDLDDGLELDPDLLASSDFEDAASVIASDFDSEEQQDEDSEDEGPLVLEGEETEIAVSLVPEVKKRKAEEVESEGEQDEEAKKAEKKRRKKEKEKERRAKRRQDPGPIPSTTAPTHLATADLSSIFLRSIRESFPSSSAIEIEEVLIPPANLLEPPTYPAPKADSSNAFKPLQQRISELMKGKKEPKGNGAPAVIVLGLSGLRCADIVRGVRDVKGKGEVAKLFAKHFKLADQIKYLERTKVSIAVGTPARVGKLLAEGAIKISKNTVLLLDIGHQDSKTRTILTLPEVRDELWRSVFSGAARKTLLDNGVKIGAF from the exons ATGGTGCAAAAGACAACGGAAGAGACTATCAAGACAGGAGGCGATGACCTCGATGACGGCCTTGAACTCGATCCCGACCTCCTCGCATCTTCAGATTTCGAAGACGCTGCCTCCGTCATTGCATCGGACTTTGACAGCGAAGAACAGCAGGACGAAGATtcagaggatgaaggccCATTAGTacttgaaggagaagagacggagATTGCTGTGAGCCTTGTACCGGAagtaaagaagaggaaagccGAGGAGGTAGAGAGTGAAGGAGAGCAGGACgaagaagcgaagaaggctgagaagaagagaagaaagaaggaaaaagaaaaggagcgAAGGGCCAAA AGAAGACAAGACCCTGGACCTATACCATCAACGACCGCCCCAACTCATCTCGCAACCGCTGACCTGTCCTCCATTTTCCTCCGCTCCATCCGAGAATCCTtcccctcatcctctgctaTCGAGATTGAGGAAGTCCTTATCCCCCCTGCTAATTTGCTGGAACCACCTACATACCCCGCTCCCAAGGCTGACTCAAGCAATGCCTTCAAGCCTCTTCAACAGAGGATCTCTGAATtgatgaagggcaagaaggaacccaaaggaaatggagcGCCGGCTGTTATTGTCCTTGGGCTAAGTGGGCTGAGATGTGCTGATATCGTTAGAGGTGTCAGGGATGTTAAGGGGAAGGGTGAAGTAGCCAAG CTCTTTGCCAAACACTTTAAACTTGCAGATCAGATCAAATACCTGGAACGGACAAAGGTATCTATCGCGGTTGGTACTCCTGCTCGAGTAGGCAAGCTCCTTGCTGAAG GTGCTATCAAGATCTCGAAGAATACCGTCCTCTTGCTCGACATTGGACACCAAGATAGTA AGACAAGAACAATCCTCACTCTTCCTGAAGTAAGGGATGAACTCTGGAGATCGGTTTTCAGCGGTGCAGCAAGAAAGACATTGCTCGACAATGGAGTCAAGATTGGAGCATTCTAG
- a CDS encoding ribonuclease P protein subunit RPR2, translating into MDNNRSSTSKSNQANQSKQNNPKNQPQALKQPAQPQILNKDLFQRINYTYQAAIFLQNIGVDAGPSSSISKRDEDVHVVMDRKGKRRVVELKGGQEAFKKLARMSMRETKTMVVHNQLKLDPSLKRSICRVCSTVLIPGLTSRIRNRPNLNTFTNINQTCLTCCTVLSIPSPPVALHKDPTESAVTQDRGSLDGPVRAVRREKIARRSKPAFHEHERRDEGTKGHVLWRGEEKLGGWGVYKHVEEGIVQQNDGEDMKQTAPNA; encoded by the exons ATGGACAACAATAGATCCAGTACTTCTAAATCCAACCAGGCTAATCAGTCCAAGCAAAATAACCCCAAAAATCAGCCACAGGCGCTCAAACAGCCAGCCCAGCCTCAGATCCTCAACAAGGACCTTTTCCAGCGTATCAACTACACATATCAAGCAGCCATTTTTCTACAAAATATCGGCGTAGATGCAGggccatcatcatcaatatctaagagggatgaagatgtacATGTGGTGATGGATAGAAAGGGCAAGAGACGGGTGGTTGAGCTTAAAGGGGGTCAGGAAGCGTTCAAAAAACTGGCGAGGATGAGCATGAGAGAAACCAAAACTATGGTCGTGCACAATCAACTCAAGCT TGATCCATCGCTCAAGAGGTCTATTTGCCGTGTCTGCTCTACCGTCCTCATCCCAGGGCTTACAAGTCGTATACGAAATCGAC CCAACCTAAACACTTTCACCAATATCAACCAGACATGTCTCACATGCTGCACCGTGTTGTCTatcccatctccacccGTTGCTCTCCACAAAGATCCAACAGAGAGCGCCGTTACACAAGATCGAGGCTCTCTCGACGGCCCTGTCAGAGCTGTTAGACGGGAAAAGATAGCTAGGAGGAGTAAACCCGCTTTCCACGAGCATGAACGTCGAGATGAAGGGACGAAAGGACACGTGCTCtggagaggggaggaaaAGCTTGGAGGGTGGGGTGTCTATAAGCATGTCGAGGAGGGAATTGTGCAACAAAATGATGGGGAGGATATGAAGCAAACGGCACCAAATGCTTAA